From a region of the Candidatus Bathyanammoxibius amoris genome:
- a CDS encoding type II secretion system F family protein: protein MPPYNYTAIDDYGKTVKGTLGAGDEEELATKLSEMGYYLLTATESGKGKKKAARERKTSRGAIYIGRVKSSEVITFTHHLSTVLSAGIPIIQGLDDLVEQTQDARFKNILAEVRDDVQGGSSLSNAMAKHPKAFPELYINLLKAGEASGEVDRVLTEIASFLEWQEDMKANIKQITIYPAIVFAAIVLLVGYLFAFVFPKFIKILEQLDVPLPLPTVIVIAVSSFTQSYWYLILIGIGGVIGTINIIVRFPWGRYAFDRFKLSIPIFGTLLRKIALSRFAHFLALLYSAGVDILQALAVVEKVVGNEVIARVIRNAREQVKAGHRLSEPLRASKEFPPMVVRMVEIGEISGQLDKTLQKVSEFYDREIPQTVKKVFAAFEPIMIVFLAGIVLLVAISMYLPLYSSLGKLGH, encoded by the coding sequence ATGCCACCTTACAACTACACTGCCATAGACGACTACGGGAAGACCGTAAAGGGGACGCTTGGAGCAGGAGACGAAGAAGAACTTGCGACGAAGCTGTCCGAAATGGGCTACTATCTCCTCACTGCCACCGAGTCCGGAAAAGGAAAAAAGAAGGCGGCGAGGGAGCGAAAGACCTCCAGGGGAGCAATCTACATAGGCAGGGTAAAGTCAAGCGAAGTAATAACCTTCACCCATCACCTTTCCACAGTACTCTCGGCAGGCATCCCCATCATCCAGGGTCTTGATGACCTGGTTGAACAAACACAGGACGCACGGTTCAAAAACATACTTGCAGAAGTGAGAGATGACGTGCAGGGGGGGAGCAGCCTCTCAAACGCCATGGCAAAACACCCGAAGGCCTTTCCCGAACTCTACATAAACCTCCTCAAGGCCGGTGAGGCCTCCGGTGAAGTAGACAGGGTCCTCACTGAAATAGCGTCGTTCCTGGAGTGGCAGGAAGATATGAAGGCCAACATTAAACAAATAACCATTTACCCCGCCATCGTTTTTGCTGCAATCGTCCTGCTGGTGGGATATCTTTTTGCCTTTGTCTTTCCAAAGTTCATCAAGATTCTTGAACAGTTAGACGTACCCCTGCCGCTTCCCACCGTTATAGTGATAGCCGTAAGCAGCTTTACACAGAGTTACTGGTACTTAATCCTTATAGGTATAGGAGGGGTGATAGGCACCATAAACATCATCGTACGGTTCCCATGGGGGAGATACGCCTTTGATAGATTTAAATTGAGTATACCCATTTTCGGGACATTGCTGCGCAAGATAGCCCTCTCGCGTTTTGCTCACTTCCTGGCCCTGCTTTATTCCGCCGGTGTAGACATCCTTCAGGCCCTGGCAGTGGTGGAGAAGGTCGTTGGAAACGAGGTCATAGCCAGGGTGATACGCAACGCGCGGGAGCAGGTAAAGGCGGGCCACCGGCTCTCTGAACCGCTGAGGGCAAGCAAGGAGTTCCCGCCCATGGTGGTAAGGATGGTAGAAATCGGCGAGATAAGCGGTCAGCTAGACAAGACCCTGCAAAAAGTAAGCGAATTCTACGACCGGGAGATTCCACAAACGGTCAAAAAGGTTTTTGCCGCCTTTGAGCCCATTATGATAGTGTTTTTGGCCGGGATAGTCCTCCTGGTGGCCATTTCTATGTATCTGCCCCTGTACAGCTCTCTGGGCAAGCTCGGACATTAA